Proteins encoded within one genomic window of Candidatus Brevundimonas colombiensis:
- the dnaA gene encoding chromosomal replication initiator protein DnaA: MTGGMKTSGLTDPDRIWSEASVRLRAEIGDGPFSSYIAPSAVRLDNAGGLILVTPTAYARDWVRKNALRRMNELWLGLDGLSRRLEVRCRAEVGSAPPASAVLSGAGAGAGNVVDAAPRLAAFASAPQAAPISADGARAVRAAGLQERLTFDSFIEGQGNAFALAIAKQVASWADGHFNPVFFCGPYGYGKTHLLNAIAWEAQRLRPQAKVVYLTAERFLSTFVKAMQDRSTAAFKESLRSADMLLLDDVQFVGGKTSTQEELLSTLTALIEDGKRIVFSADRAPMALTEVEPRLRSHLAAGLTCPVEAGDRELKIAVAQNRLKALSALGVVQGEAAPEVLAQLVDRTPGSMRELEGAVNTLAAAAGARLSSVSVDEASNLLGAALRGGPERRITVDEIQKTVADHFNMKQADLLSERRTRSVARPRQIAMYLCKQHTTRSYPDIGRRFGGRDHTTVLHGVRKIEELMPQDDQIARDVEALTRKLRG; this comes from the coding sequence ATGACGGGCGGAATGAAGACGTCGGGACTGACGGACCCTGATCGCATCTGGAGCGAGGCCTCCGTGCGTCTGCGCGCCGAGATCGGCGACGGCCCCTTCTCGTCCTACATCGCCCCGTCGGCGGTGCGCCTGGACAACGCCGGCGGCCTGATCCTGGTCACCCCCACCGCTTACGCCCGCGACTGGGTGCGCAAGAACGCCCTGCGCCGCATGAACGAGCTGTGGCTGGGCCTGGACGGCCTGTCGCGCCGGCTTGAGGTCCGCTGCCGCGCCGAGGTGGGGTCCGCCCCGCCGGCCTCGGCCGTGCTGTCCGGCGCCGGCGCCGGAGCCGGCAATGTGGTGGACGCCGCTCCGCGCCTGGCCGCCTTCGCGTCCGCACCCCAGGCCGCCCCCATCAGCGCCGACGGCGCCCGCGCCGTGCGCGCCGCCGGCCTGCAGGAGCGCCTGACCTTCGACAGCTTCATCGAGGGTCAGGGCAACGCCTTCGCCCTGGCCATCGCCAAACAGGTGGCCAGCTGGGCCGACGGCCATTTCAACCCAGTCTTCTTCTGCGGCCCCTATGGCTACGGCAAGACCCACCTGTTGAACGCCATCGCCTGGGAAGCCCAACGTCTGCGGCCTCAGGCCAAGGTGGTCTATCTGACCGCCGAACGTTTCCTGTCCACCTTCGTCAAGGCCATGCAGGACCGTTCGACGGCCGCCTTCAAGGAAAGCCTGCGCTCGGCCGACATGCTGCTGCTGGACGATGTGCAGTTCGTGGGCGGCAAGACGAGCACCCAGGAAGAACTGCTGTCGACCCTGACCGCTCTGATCGAGGATGGCAAACGCATCGTCTTCTCGGCCGACCGCGCCCCGATGGCCCTGACCGAGGTCGAGCCGCGCCTGCGCAGCCACCTGGCCGCCGGTCTGACCTGCCCGGTCGAGGCAGGCGATCGCGAACTGAAGATCGCCGTGGCCCAAAACCGCCTCAAGGCCCTGTCGGCCTTAGGCGTCGTTCAGGGCGAGGCCGCGCCCGAGGTCCTGGCTCAGCTGGTCGATCGCACCCCCGGCTCGATGCGTGAGCTTGAGGGCGCCGTGAACACCCTGGCCGCCGCCGCCGGCGCGCGTCTGTCGTCGGTGTCGGTGGACGAGGCCTCAAACCTGCTGGGCGCCGCCCTGCGCGGCGGTCCCGAGCGCCGCATCACGGTCGATGAAATCCAGAAGACGGTGGCCGACCACTTCAACATGAAACAGGCCGACCTGCTGAGCGAGCGCCGCACCCGTTCGGTCGCCCGTCCCCGCCAGATCGCCATGTATCTGTGCAAACAGCACACGACCCGTTCCTATCCCGACATCGGTCGCCGGTTCGGCGGACGCGATCACACCACCGTCCTGCACGGCGTGCGCAAGATCGAGGAGTTGATGCCGCAGGACGACCAGATCGCCCGCGACGTCGAAGCCCTGACGCGCAAGCTGCGAGGCTGA
- the rpsT gene encoding 30S ribosomal protein S20, giving the protein MANNPGARKAIRKIEARTEVNKARRSRVRTYLRKFQEALAGGDAAVAKTAFVEAQSELMRAVSKGVVHKNTGSRKVSRLAAQLKKLSAA; this is encoded by the coding sequence ATGGCCAACAACCCCGGCGCCCGCAAGGCGATCCGCAAGATCGAAGCGCGTACCGAAGTGAACAAGGCGCGCCGTTCGCGCGTCCGCACCTATCTGCGCAAGTTCCAGGAAGCTCTGGCCGGCGGCGACGCCGCTGTCGCCAAGACCGCTTTCGTCGAGGCGCAATCCGAGCTGATGCGCGCCGTCTCCAAGGGCGTCGTTCACAAGAACACGGGCTCGCGCAAAGTGTCGCGCCTGGCCGCCCAGCTGAAGAAACTTTCGGCCGCCTGA